One genomic segment of [Phormidium] sp. ETS-05 includes these proteins:
- a CDS encoding DivIVA domain-containing protein, with the protein MLRQDAARTEPDIAGNSPQGQSTPPELTSLDIQEELNRLEDIVLESPRFFGRTLIDEDRLLEQLDLVRLNLPKAFELVKDIIRQKEEILIQAQDYARDIIELAEQRAAEILDEIGIIRQAKLEADRLRQEVHRECEEAQQETIAEIERLRRQAKQEIDEMRRMAIEECESIQNGADDYADRVLENIEHQLTDMLRTIHNGRNRLSQNPSQNNQWTNPTERGPRGSQH; encoded by the coding sequence ATGTTACGCCAAGACGCAGCACGGACAGAACCCGACATTGCCGGAAACAGCCCCCAGGGTCAATCTACCCCACCCGAATTGACTTCCCTCGATATCCAAGAGGAGCTGAACCGCCTTGAGGATATTGTCTTGGAGAGCCCGCGCTTTTTTGGGCGCACCCTGATTGATGAAGATCGGCTGCTAGAGCAGCTCGATTTGGTGCGGCTGAATTTGCCGAAGGCTTTTGAATTGGTCAAAGACATCATCCGCCAGAAAGAGGAGATTCTGATTCAAGCCCAAGATTACGCCCGGGACATTATTGAGTTAGCAGAGCAGCGGGCTGCAGAGATTCTCGATGAAATCGGGATTATCCGGCAAGCGAAGCTGGAAGCGGACCGGCTGCGGCAAGAGGTACATCGGGAGTGTGAGGAGGCGCAGCAAGAGACGATCGCAGAAATCGAAAGATTGCGCCGCCAAGCCAAACAAGAGATTGACGAAATGCGCCGGATGGCGATCGAGGAGTGCGAGTCAATTCAGAATGGTGCTGACGACTATGCCGATCGAGTCCTAGAAAATATCGAGCATCAACTCACGGATATGCTGCGGACTATCCACAACGGTAGAAACAGGCTCTCCCAAAATCCCTCCCAAAACAACCAATGGACTAACCCAACGGAACGAGGCCCCAGGGGAAGCCAGCATTAA
- a CDS encoding PAS domain S-box protein → MNPSESLLFEQYNYIVMLFSLSLALMGAYAALQAKENFRRGVALGIGLWASYLSALWAENASVGAQWEISTIVLSLVTAVVAALLALPPSAWTSSFGRTLGSLPELLQRAILLGMGAAISDGLAVASLSSMRSNLSIRCNLLLILLALVVGSGLSAISFATQTPPGGVSATPSSPLESSLPAQFPQREERQTPQGQKFLAPSLLLAAGLWGEHYIIRAATAYNLRSALPKSSHAPETALFSLTLDTTWWVDGSFIPIAVAIGIPILLALILLPSPPGNTYQTQRQGASEQGGKEAREQGGKGAGGSVGSVVSNLPPTPPTPPTLPHPPTPPTPPRQEVPPAKRREVPSSSSLATLALEASADAVFWLSDRGEILYVNDAACRSLGATADELVQMKIHQINPHLNEQIWSIHWSIIKRCRSLIVESEHRRQDGTTFPVEITITYISQEGKEYQCIYAREIAQRKKIASSAASRVPGGGALAALHTQDRVLEKMVEGVNVANENGIIIYTNPAFDAMFGYDREELIGRHVSILNNGSPDENIRIVSEIMVALQNKGSWVGELANRRKDGTQFTTKAQISGIEIAGKQSWITVQEDITERRRIEIEMRESEERFRQMAENIESVFWMTDPNKNQMIYVSPAYEKIWGQSCESVYREPLSFVKPIHPEDRELVIAAFPKQIRGEYDEEYRLLFPNGEIKWIRDRAFPIADYNGDIYRVVGIAEDITDRKIAAIALQESEERFRQIAENVREVFFLLTPDARQMIYISPAYEKIWNRSRDSLYENPRSWLETVHPEDQSWVIPAYLKQLEEGSDFDQEYRILRPDGSVRWIWARSFGVRNKAGVIYRFAGIAEDITQRKQMEGALRESQQRYLAILQDQTELICRFTPDGIITFANDAYCRYFGKALEDLIGSNFMPTIPAEDWQVCEKLLGSISLANPVVTLEYRVILPDGEVRWHQSTQRGIFDSSGLLVELQAVGRDVTERVSAAAALEKERSLLRSVVTNAPVAMAMFDTQMRYIAHSDKWLADYHLEGQSIIGLSHYEVFPDIPDRWRAIHRRALKGEIITNPEDAFIRTDGTTLYLRWAINPWYNTVGDIGGIVMATDRIDELVRAREAALENARLKSQFLANMSHEIRTPMNGVLGMAGLLGQTSLNSEQRDFVETIEKSADNLLSIINDILDFSKLEAGEMQLETLEFNLVKCLEDVLNLLAANAHKKGLELGSLVHPELPIFLKGDAGRLRQILLNLVGNAIKFTESGDVFLQAFLTTNITACSASDIEVLFAVTDTGIGVPPRAHEKLFQSFSQVDASTTRQYGGTGLGLAICKQLVELMGGEIGFISNGEFYPHPAPLTPSALSTLIPENSGSTFWFTARLEMLQGGPLDQGTREPGGALSLSKGDQGTSGPGDFWTSLPVSQSPSLPVSQSPSLPVSQSPSLPVSQSPSPEVQRSPRPPLPPSPRPEVSGSPLSGKILLVEDNVINQKVVCNQLKRLGYATVDIAGNGEEALEILRLSDYDIVLMDCQMPVLDGYSATKAIRARDWGQRHIPIIAMTAHAMKGDREKCLAAGMDDYISKPVDLVLLGETIQKWLSFPELNQPEVREVPQTPAPPDLNPGEIQELPRNMEDQTLQLIDWNRLQEISDGDVDFQREILTVFVEDGHATLGKLRQALDNGDVQEVRNLAHALKGASGNTGISPIQEIALNLERLARDTGGLDGAVAMVATLEKLLEMVAVSINSLLR, encoded by the coding sequence ATGAACCCTTCTGAGAGCTTACTTTTTGAACAATACAACTATATCGTGATGTTGTTTTCTCTGTCCCTTGCCCTGATGGGAGCCTACGCGGCTTTGCAGGCAAAAGAAAATTTTCGCAGGGGTGTGGCCTTGGGAATTGGCCTGTGGGCAAGCTATTTATCAGCATTGTGGGCAGAAAACGCCTCTGTGGGAGCCCAGTGGGAAATATCAACGATCGTTCTGTCTCTAGTGACAGCAGTTGTAGCAGCATTGCTGGCTCTACCACCTTCCGCATGGACTTCGAGCTTTGGTAGGACACTTGGGAGCCTCCCCGAGTTATTGCAAAGAGCCATCTTGCTGGGAATGGGCGCAGCAATCAGCGACGGGCTAGCAGTAGCATCCCTATCATCCATGCGATCGAATTTGTCCATTCGATGTAACTTGCTGCTGATACTCCTCGCCCTGGTAGTGGGGAGCGGCTTATCGGCCATCAGTTTCGCCACCCAAACGCCCCCTGGCGGAGTCTCAGCCACCCCATCATCCCCCCTAGAATCGTCATTACCTGCCCAATTCCCTCAGAGAGAAGAACGCCAGACCCCACAGGGGCAGAAATTCTTGGCCCCATCTCTATTGTTGGCAGCGGGATTATGGGGTGAACATTACATCATCCGTGCCGCAACAGCTTACAACTTAAGGTCCGCGCTCCCAAAGTCTTCCCACGCCCCCGAAACAGCCTTATTTTCCCTAACTTTAGATACCACATGGTGGGTTGACGGTAGTTTCATCCCGATCGCCGTAGCGATCGGCATCCCGATCCTCCTCGCCCTCATACTCCTCCCATCCCCCCCTGGGAATACTTATCAGACCCAGAGACAGGGAGCTTCGGAGCAAGGAGGCAAGGAGGCAAGGGAGCAAGGGGGCAAGGGGGCAGGGGGGAGTGTGGGGAGTGTGGTCAGCAATCTTCCTCCCACCCCTCCCACCCCTCCCACCCTTCCCCATCCTCCCACTCCTCCCACCCCTCCCCGTCAAGAGGTCCCCCCGGCAAAGCGTAGGGAGGTCCCATCGTCCTCCTCATTAGCCACACTTGCTCTAGAAGCCAGTGCGGACGCAGTATTTTGGCTCAGTGACAGAGGAGAAATACTCTACGTCAACGATGCCGCCTGTCGGAGTTTGGGCGCAACCGCAGACGAGCTGGTACAAATGAAAATACATCAAATTAACCCCCACCTTAACGAACAAATTTGGTCAATTCACTGGAGCATTATCAAGCGGTGCCGTTCTCTGATCGTGGAATCAGAGCATCGCCGCCAAGATGGCACCACTTTCCCCGTAGAGATTACCATCACTTACATCTCTCAGGAGGGCAAAGAGTACCAGTGCATCTATGCCAGAGAAATAGCCCAGCGCAAGAAAATTGCCTCGTCAGCAGCCTCTCGAGTCCCCGGTGGGGGTGCCTTAGCCGCTCTTCATACCCAAGATCGAGTGCTGGAAAAAATGGTAGAAGGCGTGAATGTTGCCAATGAAAATGGCATCATTATTTACACGAATCCTGCCTTTGATGCCATGTTTGGCTATGATCGCGAAGAGTTAATCGGGCGGCACGTTTCCATTTTGAATAACGGGTCTCCTGATGAAAATATCCGAATTGTCTCGGAAATTATGGTGGCTCTACAAAACAAAGGCAGTTGGGTGGGAGAATTGGCGAACCGTCGAAAAGACGGAACGCAATTTACGACAAAAGCCCAAATCAGTGGCATAGAAATTGCCGGAAAACAGTCTTGGATTACGGTGCAAGAAGATATCACCGAACGCCGCCGCATAGAAATAGAAATGCGGGAAAGTGAAGAGCGATTTCGCCAAATGGCAGAAAACATCGAAAGCGTTTTCTGGATGACAGACCCGAACAAAAATCAGATGATTTACGTCAGTCCGGCTTACGAAAAAATTTGGGGGCAAAGCTGTGAGAGTGTCTATCGAGAGCCGCTGAGTTTTGTCAAGCCGATTCATCCAGAAGACCGGGAATTGGTCATCGCAGCTTTCCCCAAGCAAATTCGGGGCGAGTATGATGAGGAATACCGTTTGCTCTTCCCTAATGGCGAGATTAAGTGGATTCGAGACCGGGCGTTTCCTATTGCTGATTACAATGGCGACATCTATCGGGTGGTAGGGATTGCGGAGGATATCACTGACCGCAAAATAGCGGCGATCGCTTTACAAGAGAGCGAGGAGCGCTTCCGCCAAATTGCGGAAAACGTGCGGGAAGTCTTTTTCCTGCTCACTCCCGACGCTAGGCAAATGATCTATATCAGCCCCGCCTATGAGAAAATTTGGAATCGCAGTCGGGATAGCCTTTATGAAAACCCCCGCTCCTGGCTGGAAACTGTGCATCCCGAAGACCAAAGCTGGGTAATCCCTGCTTATCTAAAACAGCTAGAAGAGGGCAGCGATTTCGACCAAGAGTACCGCATCTTACGCCCCGATGGGTCTGTGCGCTGGATTTGGGCGCGCTCTTTTGGGGTCAGGAATAAAGCGGGAGTGATTTATCGCTTCGCCGGTATTGCCGAGGATATCACCCAACGCAAGCAAATGGAGGGGGCCCTGCGGGAAAGCCAACAGCGCTATCTGGCGATCCTCCAAGACCAAACTGAACTAATCTGCCGCTTCACCCCCGATGGGATTATTACCTTTGCCAACGATGCTTACTGCCGCTATTTTGGTAAGGCACTTGAAGACCTCATCGGCTCTAATTTTATGCCGACTATCCCGGCGGAAGATTGGCAAGTCTGCGAGAAACTGTTGGGAAGCATTTCTCTCGCCAATCCCGTGGTGACGTTGGAATACCGGGTGATTTTACCAGATGGGGAAGTGCGCTGGCATCAGTCAACACAGCGGGGGATATTTGATAGCAGTGGTTTACTGGTAGAGTTGCAGGCGGTGGGCAGGGATGTGACGGAGCGGGTATCGGCGGCGGCAGCTTTGGAAAAAGAACGCTCTTTGTTGCGTTCCGTTGTCACCAATGCACCAGTAGCGATGGCGATGTTTGATACCCAAATGCGGTATATCGCCCATAGTGACAAATGGCTAGCTGATTACCATTTGGAAGGACAATCGATTATCGGACTCTCCCACTATGAAGTCTTTCCCGATATCCCCGATCGCTGGAGAGCCATCCACAGGCGTGCTTTGAAAGGGGAAATCATCACCAACCCGGAAGACGCTTTCATCCGTACTGATGGCACAACCCTATACCTGCGCTGGGCGATTAACCCTTGGTACAATACGGTTGGGGATATCGGCGGCATTGTCATGGCGACAGACCGCATCGATGAATTAGTCCGAGCCCGGGAAGCAGCCTTAGAAAACGCCCGCCTCAAATCCCAATTCTTGGCGAACATGAGCCACGAAATTCGCACGCCCATGAACGGCGTTTTGGGGATGGCAGGGTTACTCGGTCAAACCTCCCTCAACTCAGAACAGCGCGATTTTGTCGAGACGATCGAGAAATCCGCTGACAACCTCCTCTCGATTATCAACGATATCCTCGACTTTTCCAAACTGGAAGCCGGGGAAATGCAGCTAGAGACCTTAGAATTCAACCTAGTAAAATGCCTGGAAGATGTTCTGAATTTACTCGCCGCCAACGCCCATAAAAAGGGCTTAGAACTAGGCAGCTTAGTACATCCAGAATTGCCCATTTTCCTCAAAGGCGATGCGGGACGGCTGCGGCAAATTTTACTCAATCTTGTAGGCAATGCGATTAAATTCACGGAATCTGGGGATGTTTTTCTCCAGGCTTTTTTAACCACCAACATCACAGCCTGCTCAGCCAGTGATATAGAAGTGTTATTTGCCGTCACTGATACGGGTATTGGCGTGCCCCCCAGAGCCCATGAAAAGTTATTTCAGTCTTTTTCCCAAGTGGATGCCTCCACTACCCGTCAGTACGGCGGTACTGGTTTAGGGCTGGCAATTTGTAAGCAGTTAGTAGAACTGATGGGGGGTGAAATCGGCTTCATTAGCAATGGCGAGTTTTATCCTCACCCAGCTCCCCTGACGCCATCGGCATTATCTACTTTGATCCCAGAAAACTCTGGCTCAACTTTCTGGTTTACGGCTCGGTTGGAGATGCTACAGGGGGGACCTCTGGACCAGGGAACCAGGGAACCAGGCGGTGCCCTGAGCCTGTCGAAGGGGGACCAGGGGACTTCTGGACCAGGGGACTTCTGGACCAGTCTCCCAGTCTCCCAGTCTCCCAGTCTCCCAGTCTCCCAGTCTCCCAGTCTCCCAGTCTCCCAGTCTCCCAGTCTCCCAGTCTCCCAGTCTCCCAGTCCAGAGGTCCAGAGGTCCCCCCGTCCCCCCCTCCCCCCGTCACCCCGTCCAGAAGTCTCCGGATCACCGTTGTCCGGGAAAATCTTGCTGGTAGAAGATAATGTGATTAATCAAAAAGTGGTGTGCAACCAGTTGAAGCGGTTGGGATATGCCACTGTTGATATTGCTGGGAATGGAGAAGAGGCACTGGAAATTTTACGCTTGTCTGATTACGATATCGTGCTGATGGATTGTCAGATGCCGGTACTAGACGGCTATAGCGCTACGAAGGCGATTCGTGCCAGAGATTGGGGGCAGCGACATATCCCGATAATTGCGATGACGGCCCATGCGATGAAAGGCGATCGCGAAAAGTGCCTAGCAGCGGGAATGGATGACTACATTAGCAAACCAGTGGATTTAGTATTACTGGGGGAAACTATCCAAAAATGGTTATCATTCCCAGAGCTAAATCAGCCGGAAGTGAGGGAAGTTCCCCAAACCCCAGCCCCACCGGATTTAAACCCAGGGGAAATTCAGGAATTGCCTCGGAATATGGAAGATCAAACTCTGCAGTTAATCGATTGGAATCGCTTGCAGGAAATTAGTGATGGAGATGTGGATTTTCAACGGGAAATTCTCACGGTTTTTGTGGAGGATGGTCATGCCACTTTAGGGAAGCTTCGACAAGCACTGGACAATGGGGACGTTCAGGAGGTGAGAAATCTCGCCCACGCTCTCAAAGGTGCCAGTGGCAATACGGGGATATCTCCGATCCAGGAAATTGCCCTGAACCTAGAACGCCTAGCAAGGGATACCGGTGGTTTGGATGGCGCGGTAGCAATGGTGGCCACTTTGGAGAAACTGCTGGAAATGGTAGCGGTGTCCATTAATTCGCTGTTGCGATGA
- a CDS encoding GDYXXLXY domain-containing protein gives MTSLPPIEQPSPTPDAVAPEVISPEPISPVIFPLWRLLVPLALQAMLILAVPAEALYIYLTGKMAIIQTQPVDPYDFMRGYSQTLSYEISNPENISKLPGWQELNQGDGSGRLFVILEAPATDQENANANAIPKAWQPVAVRRELPENLPPNRVAIKGRLVSNWQIQYGLETYYMPEDQRDKINQEIQQLQANRQSFVVEVKVSNQGDAMAVSLWVGSNNYRF, from the coding sequence ATGACATCTCTCCCACCTATAGAACAGCCCAGTCCTACCCCAGATGCGGTGGCTCCTGAAGTCATATCACCCGAACCGATATCCCCGGTGATATTTCCTTTGTGGCGCTTACTGGTGCCCCTGGCGCTGCAAGCAATGCTGATTCTGGCGGTGCCTGCGGAAGCGTTGTACATTTATCTTACCGGGAAGATGGCGATTATTCAAACTCAACCGGTAGATCCTTACGATTTCATGCGGGGTTATTCTCAGACTTTGAGTTATGAAATCTCTAACCCGGAAAATATATCTAAACTACCTGGATGGCAGGAATTGAACCAAGGTGATGGTAGTGGCAGATTATTTGTGATTTTAGAAGCCCCAGCTACTGACCAGGAGAATGCAAATGCGAATGCAATACCGAAGGCTTGGCAACCGGTGGCGGTCAGGAGGGAACTTCCCGAAAATTTACCCCCAAATCGGGTGGCCATCAAGGGTAGGTTAGTCAGTAACTGGCAAATTCAATATGGACTGGAAACTTATTATATGCCGGAAGACCAAAGAGATAAGATTAATCAGGAAATCCAGCAGCTTCAGGCGAACCGGCAGTCTTTTGTGGTGGAAGTGAAGGTCAGCAACCAGGGTGATGCGATGGCAGTGAGCCTTTGGGTGGGGTCGAACAACTACCGGTTTTAA
- the coaD gene encoding pantetheine-phosphate adenylyltransferase, whose product MAIAIYPGSFDPITLGHIDIIERGCKLFEKTIVAVLRNPNKSPLFTVEERLQQIRISTAHLSNVEVDSFEGLTVNYARIRSAQVLLRGLRVLSDFEMELQMAHTNKTLAAEIETVFLATSKEYSFLSSSVVKEIARFGGSIDHFVPQHVALDIYKCYAKTQHGQNPTLPETAPRVNLPHPN is encoded by the coding sequence GTGGCAATTGCAATCTATCCAGGCAGCTTCGATCCGATTACCTTGGGTCACATCGATATCATCGAGAGAGGGTGCAAGCTCTTTGAGAAAACGATCGTGGCCGTGTTGCGCAATCCTAACAAATCACCCCTATTTACCGTAGAAGAGCGCTTGCAGCAGATCAGGATTTCCACGGCGCATCTGTCTAATGTGGAAGTGGACAGCTTTGAGGGTCTGACGGTAAACTATGCCAGAATCCGATCGGCGCAAGTTTTGCTGCGCGGTTTGCGGGTCCTGTCTGATTTTGAGATGGAACTCCAGATGGCGCACACGAATAAAACCCTCGCGGCTGAAATCGAGACGGTTTTTCTCGCTACGTCGAAGGAGTATAGCTTTTTAAGTAGTAGCGTAGTGAAAGAGATTGCCAGATTTGGCGGCTCAATCGATCACTTTGTTCCCCAACACGTCGCGCTGGATATATATAAATGTTACGCCAAGACGCAGCACGGACAGAACCCGACATTGCCGGAAACAGCCCCCAGGGTCAATCTACCCCACCCGAATTGA
- a CDS encoding DUF2157 domain-containing protein, with product MVTEKFRRQLRKESQKWLAEGLLTTEQSEQLRSRYKLDELEAAASNRFIAILIGLGCILLGLGVVVFVAAHWQVWSRWFKASLLLVLFALTNMAGFYLWQGKGRYRQKRLGQGLLLLGAIVLGANMALMSQMFHQVGSLYELFLAWSIGVLVMAYSLRLTPLAIMAVILVVMGYWQALPEWLYLTDFSWSQQMVQHMPLVLAGLFVPLAHWCHSRVLFGIATVAIASAIVNNSLLVSLWADLPWMMPLGLTLPPALLWVYNEDTWKLKPPHPPHHTDGVANTSFPSVLSSPISEFRPLARTIALWFLSIFFYYLSFHWFWQDAPANANLEGLDWRLWPPLLDILFFTGLAILGWLELLRTHPWKIRLDRSADPPGVTSNSEEKNPLSSTPNNSFFERKALNSPMVAGLMAIAAFSLFWHLNFYPLPVVGTFAFNVVFFVLAVSLIRDGLAADGRFTFWGGMVLLVLGIISRMLEYDTDLLLKSFVFIVCGGGVIAAGLWFERQKSRPSNSPNFEEEEKSV from the coding sequence ATGGTAACAGAAAAGTTTCGCCGCCAGCTAAGGAAAGAAAGCCAGAAGTGGCTGGCTGAGGGATTGCTGACCACGGAACAATCCGAGCAACTGCGATCGCGATACAAGTTAGACGAGCTAGAAGCCGCAGCCAGCAACCGATTTATCGCCATTTTAATCGGGTTGGGCTGTATTTTATTGGGCTTGGGGGTGGTGGTTTTTGTGGCCGCCCACTGGCAAGTGTGGTCCCGATGGTTTAAAGCCTCCCTGCTGTTAGTGCTATTCGCCCTGACTAACATGGCCGGATTTTACTTGTGGCAGGGGAAGGGACGCTATCGGCAAAAGCGTTTAGGTCAGGGATTATTGCTATTAGGGGCGATCGTCTTGGGCGCCAATATGGCGCTGATGTCCCAGATGTTCCATCAAGTAGGCTCGTTGTATGAGCTATTTCTGGCTTGGAGTATAGGAGTGTTGGTGATGGCATACAGCCTGCGCCTCACTCCCTTGGCAATTATGGCAGTAATTCTGGTGGTCATGGGCTACTGGCAAGCGCTACCAGAGTGGTTGTATTTGACAGATTTTTCCTGGTCACAGCAGATGGTGCAACATATGCCGTTAGTGTTGGCAGGGCTGTTTGTACCTCTGGCGCACTGGTGTCACTCCCGGGTGCTATTTGGTATCGCCACAGTGGCGATCGCTTCCGCCATTGTCAATAACAGCCTCTTAGTTTCCCTCTGGGCTGATTTGCCCTGGATGATGCCTTTGGGATTGACTCTTCCCCCGGCGCTTCTGTGGGTATATAATGAAGACACCTGGAAATTAAAGCCGCCCCATCCACCCCACCATACTGATGGGGTAGCTAATACCTCCTTCCCCTCAGTCTTATCATCTCCGATTTCCGAATTTAGACCCCTGGCACGCACGATCGCTTTGTGGTTTCTCAGTATTTTCTTTTATTACCTGTCTTTCCACTGGTTTTGGCAAGATGCCCCCGCCAACGCTAATCTCGAAGGACTGGACTGGCGCTTATGGCCGCCTTTGCTCGATATCCTCTTTTTTACCGGCTTGGCTATCTTGGGATGGCTGGAATTACTGCGCACTCATCCCTGGAAAATCCGACTCGATCGCTCCGCTGACCCACCCGGGGTGACATCAAACTCAGAGGAGAAAAATCCCTTGTCCTCCACCCCTAATAACAGCTTCTTTGAGCGTAAGGCCCTCAACAGCCCTATGGTAGCTGGTTTAATGGCCATAGCGGCATTTTCCCTGTTTTGGCATCTGAATTTCTACCCACTCCCGGTGGTAGGTACTTTCGCTTTTAACGTTGTTTTCTTTGTCTTGGCTGTGAGTCTGATTCGGGATGGCCTAGCTGCCGATGGCCGGTTTACCTTTTGGGGTGGCATGGTTCTCCTGGTGCTGGGTATTATCAGTCGGATGCTGGAATACGATACAGATTTGCTGTTGAAATCTTTTGTGTTTATTGTGTGTGGTGGTGGCGTTATCGCTGCTGGTCTCTGGTTTGAACGACAAAAATCTCGCCCCTCCAATTCTCCAAACTTTGAAGAGGAAGAAAAATCGGTATGA